In one Streptomyces sp. NBC_00597 genomic region, the following are encoded:
- the leuS gene encoding leucine--tRNA ligase, with protein sequence MSETNTPAEAAEAHRYTAAMAADIEARWQDVWDAEGTYEAPNPTGDLAGAESAEAAAVVARPKKFIMDMFPYPSGAGLHVGHPLGYIATDVFARHQRMSGHNVLHTLGFDAFGLPAEQYAVQTGTHPRVSTEANIENMKVQLRRLGLGHDKRRSFATIDPDYYKWTQWIFLQIYNSWYDADAAKARPIAELVAAFEDGSREVPGGRSWAELTAGERADALNEHRLAYASDAPVNWCPGLGTVLANEEVTADGRSERGNFPVFKAKLSQWNMRITAYADRLLDDLDALDWPEAIKLQQRNWIGRSEGARVDFAVGDDAITVFTTRPDTLFGATYMVLAPEHALVEKIVPAEWPEGTHQVWTGGAATPGEAVDAYRKQAAAKSDVERQAEAKDKTGVFTGAYATNPVSGDQVPVFIADYVLMGYGTGAIMAVPAHDSRDFEFARAFELSMRCVVEPSDDRDADPAEWEDAFSSYDGTIVNSTGEGVSLDGLGVVEAKAAITAWLAEQGIGEGTVNFRLRDWLFSRQRYWGEPFPIVYDEDGVAHPLPESMLPLELPEVEDYSPRTFEPDDAASKPETPLSRNAEWVNVELDLGDGRGVRSYRRETNTMPNWAGSCWYELRYLDPHNASALVDPAIEQYWMGPREDAPHGGVDLYVGGAEHAVLHLLYARFWSKVLFDLGHVSSAEPFHKLFNQGMIQAYAYTDARGVYVPAAEVEERDGGYFYRGEPVKREHGKMGKSLKNAVTPDEICEEYGADTLRLYEMAMGPLDVSRPWDTRAVVGQYRLLQRLWRNIVDEETGAVTVVDAEPGEDTLRALHKAIDGAGADMAGLRFNTAIAKITELNNALTKAGRPLERSVAERLVLLIAPLAPHIAEELWHRLGHPDSVVHQDFPVADPAYVVDESVTCVVQIKGKVKARLEVPPTISEGDLEQLALADEAVVAALGGAEIRKVIVRAPKLVNIVV encoded by the coding sequence ATGAGCGAGACGAACACCCCGGCCGAGGCGGCCGAGGCGCACCGTTACACGGCTGCCATGGCCGCCGACATCGAGGCACGCTGGCAGGACGTATGGGACGCGGAGGGCACCTACGAGGCCCCGAACCCGACCGGTGACCTGGCCGGGGCCGAGTCCGCCGAGGCGGCGGCGGTCGTCGCGCGGCCCAAGAAGTTCATCATGGACATGTTCCCTTACCCCTCCGGTGCGGGCCTGCACGTCGGTCACCCGCTGGGGTACATCGCCACCGACGTCTTCGCCCGCCACCAGCGGATGAGCGGCCACAACGTCCTGCACACCCTGGGCTTCGACGCCTTCGGCCTGCCGGCCGAGCAGTACGCCGTGCAGACCGGCACGCACCCGCGCGTCTCCACCGAGGCGAACATCGAGAACATGAAGGTCCAGCTGCGCCGCCTGGGCCTGGGCCACGACAAGCGCCGCTCGTTCGCGACGATCGACCCGGACTACTACAAGTGGACCCAGTGGATCTTCCTGCAGATCTACAACTCCTGGTACGACGCGGACGCGGCCAAGGCCCGTCCGATCGCCGAGCTGGTCGCCGCCTTCGAGGACGGCTCCCGTGAGGTCCCCGGCGGCCGTTCCTGGGCCGAGCTGACCGCGGGCGAGCGGGCCGACGCACTGAACGAGCACCGGCTGGCGTACGCCTCCGACGCGCCCGTGAACTGGTGCCCCGGGCTGGGCACCGTACTGGCCAACGAGGAGGTCACCGCGGACGGCCGCTCCGAGCGCGGCAACTTCCCGGTCTTCAAGGCCAAGCTGAGCCAGTGGAACATGCGCATCACCGCTTACGCGGACCGCCTGCTGGACGACCTGGACGCGCTGGACTGGCCCGAGGCCATCAAGCTGCAGCAGCGCAACTGGATCGGCCGCAGCGAGGGCGCGCGCGTCGACTTCGCGGTCGGCGACGACGCCATCACCGTGTTCACCACGCGTCCCGACACCCTGTTCGGCGCCACCTACATGGTGCTGGCGCCCGAGCACGCGCTGGTTGAGAAGATCGTCCCGGCCGAGTGGCCCGAGGGCACGCACCAGGTGTGGACCGGCGGCGCCGCCACCCCCGGCGAGGCCGTGGACGCGTACCGCAAGCAGGCCGCCGCGAAGTCGGACGTCGAGCGCCAGGCCGAGGCCAAGGACAAGACCGGTGTGTTCACCGGCGCGTACGCGACCAACCCGGTCAGCGGCGACCAGGTCCCCGTCTTCATCGCGGACTACGTGCTGATGGGCTACGGCACCGGGGCGATCATGGCCGTCCCGGCGCACGACAGCCGCGACTTCGAGTTCGCCCGCGCCTTCGAACTGTCGATGCGCTGCGTCGTGGAGCCCTCGGACGACCGCGACGCCGACCCGGCGGAGTGGGAGGACGCGTTCTCCTCGTACGACGGCACCATCGTGAACTCGACGGGCGAGGGCGTCTCCCTGGACGGCCTGGGCGTCGTCGAGGCCAAGGCAGCCATCACGGCGTGGCTGGCCGAGCAGGGCATCGGTGAGGGGACGGTCAACTTCCGGCTGCGCGACTGGCTGTTCAGCCGCCAGCGCTACTGGGGCGAGCCCTTCCCGATCGTCTACGACGAGGACGGCGTCGCGCACCCGCTGCCCGAGTCGATGCTGCCGCTGGAACTGCCCGAGGTCGAGGACTACTCGCCGCGCACGTTCGAGCCGGACGACGCCGCCTCGAAGCCGGAGACCCCGCTGTCGCGGAACGCGGAGTGGGTCAACGTCGAGCTGGACCTGGGTGACGGGCGCGGGGTGCGCTCGTACCGCCGCGAGACCAACACCATGCCCAACTGGGCCGGTTCCTGCTGGTACGAGCTGCGCTACCTGGACCCCCACAACGCGTCGGCCCTGGTGGACCCGGCGATCGAGCAGTACTGGATGGGTCCGCGCGAGGACGCGCCGCACGGCGGCGTCGACCTGTACGTCGGCGGCGCCGAGCACGCGGTGCTGCACCTGCTGTACGCGCGCTTCTGGTCGAAGGTCCTGTTCGACCTGGGGCACGTCTCCTCGGCCGAGCCGTTCCACAAGCTGTTCAACCAGGGCATGATCCAGGCGTACGCCTACACCGACGCGCGCGGTGTGTACGTACCTGCGGCCGAGGTCGAGGAGCGCGACGGCGGCTACTTCTACCGGGGCGAGCCCGTCAAGCGCGAGCACGGCAAGATGGGCAAGTCCCTCAAGAACGCCGTCACGCCGGACGAGATCTGCGAGGAGTACGGCGCGGACACCCTGCGCCTGTACGAGATGGCGATGGGCCCGCTGGACGTCTCGCGTCCGTGGGACACCCGGGCCGTGGTGGGCCAGTACCGGCTGCTGCAGCGCCTGTGGCGCAACATCGTGGACGAGGAGACCGGTGCGGTCACCGTCGTCGACGCCGAGCCGGGCGAGGACACCCTGCGCGCGCTGCACAAGGCCATCGACGGGGCCGGCGCCGACATGGCCGGCCTGCGCTTCAACACGGCCATCGCGAAGATCACCGAGCTGAACAACGCGCTGACCAAGGCCGGCCGCCCGCTGGAGCGCTCGGTCGCGGAGCGGCTGGTCCTGCTGATCGCCCCGCTGGCCCCGCACATCGCGGAAGAGCTGTGGCACCGCCTGGGCCACCCCGACTCGGTGGTCCACCAGGACTTCCCGGTCGCGGACCCGGCGTACGTGGTGGACGAGAGCGTGACCTGCGTCGTCCAGATCAAGGGCAAGGTCAAGGCCCGCCTGGAGGTGCCGCCGACGATCTCCGAGGGTGACCTGGAGCAGCTGGCGCTGGCCGACGAGGCGGTCGTGGCGGCACTGGGCGGGGCCGAGATCCGCAAGGTGATCGTGCGCGCGCCGAAGCTGGTGAACATCGTCGTCTGA
- a CDS encoding histidine phosphatase family protein, with protein MSTTALRKTGRKIVLWRHGQTSWNLERRFQGSTDIELTETGVAQARRAARLLASLKPDAIVASDLRRASATAAELGAVTGLPVAQDAALRETYAGEWQGLTHDEIIEKYGEQYAAWKRGEPVRRGGGELETEVADRAAPVVLEHAGRLPENGTLVVVSHGGTIRTTIGRLLGLEAYAWESLGGLSNCCWSVLGEGARGWRLMEHNAGTLPEPVLGDDD; from the coding sequence CTGAGCACGACCGCCCTCCGGAAGACCGGCCGGAAGATCGTCCTCTGGCGACACGGCCAGACGTCGTGGAACCTGGAGCGCCGCTTCCAGGGCTCCACGGACATCGAGCTGACCGAGACGGGTGTGGCGCAGGCGCGCCGCGCCGCCCGGCTGCTCGCCTCCCTGAAGCCGGACGCCATCGTGGCCTCCGACCTGCGGCGGGCCTCCGCCACTGCAGCCGAACTGGGCGCGGTCACGGGCCTGCCCGTGGCGCAGGACGCCGCGCTGCGCGAGACGTACGCCGGTGAGTGGCAGGGCCTCACGCACGACGAGATCATCGAGAAGTACGGCGAGCAGTACGCGGCGTGGAAGCGCGGCGAGCCCGTCCGCCGCGGCGGCGGCGAACTGGAGACCGAGGTCGCCGACCGCGCGGCGCCGGTGGTGCTGGAGCACGCCGGCCGGCTGCCGGAGAACGGCACGCTCGTCGTGGTCAGCCACGGCGGCACCATCCGTACGACCATCGGCCGGCTGCTGGGCCTGGAGGCGTACGCCTGGGAGAGCCTGGGCGGGCTCTCCAACTGCTGTTGGTCCGTCCTCGGCGAGGGCGCGCGCGGCTGGCGTCTGATGGAGCACAATGCCGGCACGCTGCCGGAACCGGTGCTCGGCGACGACGACTGA
- the rsfS gene encoding ribosome silencing factor has product MTATDRSIELITAAAQAAADRLAHDIIAYDVSDVLSITDAFLLASAPNDRQVKSIVDEIEERLLKDLGAKPVRREGDRDARWILLDYIDIVVHVQHSEERVFYALERLWKDCPEIELPEDAKLTKGKAEEHAKLREAAGDDDLDGDLF; this is encoded by the coding sequence GTGACCGCCACGGACCGCTCCATCGAGCTCATCACCGCCGCCGCCCAGGCCGCGGCCGACCGGCTCGCGCACGACATCATCGCGTACGACGTCAGCGACGTGCTGTCGATCACCGACGCCTTCCTGCTCGCCTCGGCGCCCAACGACCGCCAGGTCAAGTCGATCGTCGACGAGATCGAGGAGCGCCTGCTCAAGGACCTCGGCGCCAAGCCGGTGCGCCGCGAGGGCGACCGCGACGCCCGCTGGATCCTGCTCGACTACATCGACATCGTCGTCCACGTTCAGCACAGCGAGGAGCGGGTCTTCTACGCGCTGGAGCGCCTGTGGAAGGACTGCCCCGAGATCGAGCTGCCCGAGGACGCCAAGCTCACCAAGGGCAAGGCGGAGGAGCACGCCAAGCTGCGCGAGGCGGCGGGCGACGACGACCTGGACGGTGATCTGTTCTGA